From Zingiber officinale cultivar Zhangliang chromosome 5B, Zo_v1.1, whole genome shotgun sequence, the proteins below share one genomic window:
- the LOC121984998 gene encoding regulator of nonsense transcripts 1 homolog gives MAAQSVNNLYETASQPDTGGDAYTFLEFNTQDDFDEYPEFQELSQPSRSPAWPHPSPQPEPAPESPASDLQASEPALSPSVSTPHSAPSSSSKGRGAAGGQTTAPAVDTLAAGMGALNFEETGDEGYEFGKGNFTEHACKYCGVQNPACVVRCNIPTCRKWFCNSRGNTSGSHIVNHLVRAKHKEVCLHKDSPLGETILECYNCGCRNVFLLGFISATTESVVVLLCREPCLNVNALKDMNWDLSQWCPLIDDRCFLPWLVKVPSEQEQLRARQISAQQINKLEELWKTNPDASLEDLEKPGVDDEPQPVSLKYEDAYQYQNVFAPLIKLEADYDKMMKESQSKDNVSVRWDVGLNKKRVAYFVFPKEDNELRLVPGDELRLRYSGDTAHPAWQSVGHVIKLTAQEEVALELRASQGVPVDLSHGFSVDFVWKSTSFDRMQGAMKTFAVDETSVSGYIYHHLLGHEVEQQIVRNTLPRRFGAPGLPELNASQVFAVKSVLQKPISLIQGPPGTGKTVTSAAIVYHMAKQGQGQVLVCAPSNVAVDQLADKISSTGLKVVRLCAKSREAVMSPVEHLTLHYQVRHLDTSEKSELHKLQLLKDEQGELSSSDEKKFKALKRATEREILQSADVICCTCVGAGDPRLDNFRFRQVLIDESTQATEPECLIPLVLGVKQVILVGDHCQLGPVIMCKKAARAGLAQSLFERLVLLGHKPFRLQVQYRMHPCLSEFPSNSFYEGTLQNGVTINERQSTGIDFPWPVPNRPMFFYVQMGQEEISASGTSYLNRTEAANVEKIVTTFLRSGVIPSQIGVITPYEGQRAYIVNYMSRNGALRQQLYKEIEVASVDSFQGREKDYIILSCVRSNEHQGIGFLNDPRRLNVALTRARYGIVILGNPKVLSKQPLWNGLLTHYKEHECLVEGPLNNLKQSMVQFQKPKKIYGSRLYYGGGPGIVHSDNIGYVGSSVPLDKRGGRSKGHSYVPFGPPNGNPKPGMHPAGYPLPRVPVPPFPGGPHSHSQPYAIPTRGAVHGPVGAIPQVPQPGNRGFGAGRGNAGGPIGGHLPHQQSSQPLTGIGSVFNFPPLDNPSSQPSIGAPASQTGLMTQMPVQGLSQTFRDGLSIGSMSQEFLGDDFKSQGSNIAYNMADFSTQASRSGYALDYATQGPQAGYPGSYMNQNTQPGYSHLGTGHDYVFQEYMPHGSQGLFTQAGFNDPSQDESSQSHFGIAGPGSLQSQGLLNPLYSQPFPHYNVQTQTPQPPPQQNQSSANLKPHYNG, from the exons ATGGCGGCGCAGTCAGTTAACAACCTCTACGAGACGGCTTCGCAGCCGGACACCGGCGGCGACGCCTACACTTTCCTCGAGTTCAACACCCAGGACGACTTCGACGAGTACCCGGAGTTCCAAGAGCTCTCGCAGCCTTCCCGATCACCCGCTTGGCCGCATCCCTCCCCGCAGCCCGAGCCCGCGCCGGAGTCCCCCGCCTCCGATCTGCAGGCTTCTGAGCCCGCCCTATCGCCTTCCGTCTCGACGCCCCACAGCGCTCCTTCCTCGTCCTCCAAGGGCAGGGGTGCCGCTGGCGGCCAGACGACTGCCCCGGCGGTTGATACCCTAGCGGCTGGGATGGGCGCGCTCAACTTCGAGGAGACTGGAGATGAGGGTTACGAGTTTGGCAAGGGGAATTTTACGGAGCACGCGTGCAAGTATTGTGGGGTGCAGAATCCGGCGTGTGTCGTGAGGTGCAACATTCCGACGTGCAGGAAGTGGTTCTGCAACTCGAGGGGGAACACCTCGGGCTCTCATATCGTGAACCATCTG GTGCGAGCAAAGCACAAGGAAGTTTGTCTCCACAAGGACAGTCCCTTGGGAGAAACTATTCTTGAATGCTATAATTGTGGTTGCCGGAATGTTTTTCTTCTTGGATTTATTTCTGCTACAACGGAAAGTGTTGTTGTTCTCTTGTGCAGAGAACCATGTTTGAATGTCAATGCATTAAAGGACATGAATTGGGATCTTAGTCAGTGGTGTCCCCTTATAGATGATAGATGTTTTCTACCATGGCTCGTTAAG GTGCCTTCAGAACAGGAACAACTGAGAGCACGCCAAATAAGTGCTCAACAAATTAACAAACTTGAAGAGCTATGGAAGACAAACCCTGATGCTTCTTTAGAAGATCTTGAGAAACCTGGAGTTGATGATGAGCCGCAGCCTGTTTCATTGAAGTATGAAGATGCATACCAG TACCAAAATGTATTTGCTCCACTGATAAAGCTTGAAGCTGACTATGATAAG ATGATGAAAGAATCACAAAGCAAAGACAATGTTAGCGTACGCTGGGATGTTGGCCTTAATAAGAAGCGTGTAGCCTACTTTGTCTTTCCTAAG GAAGATAATGAACTCAGGCTTGTTCCTGGAGATGAGTTACGTCTGCGGTACTCTGGTGACACAGCTCATCCTGCGTGGCAATCTGTTGGACATGTG ATTAAGCTAACTGCCCAAGAAGAGGTTGCACTTGAACTTCGTGCGAGCCAG GGAGTCCCTGTTGATTTGAGTCATGGCTTTAGTGTGGACTTTGTCTGGAAAAGTACTAGCTTTGACCGAATGCAAGGAGCTATGAAGACTTTTGCAGTGGATGAGACAAGTGTCAGTGG ATACATATATCATCACCTTTTGGGTCATGAAGTTGAACAACAAATAGTTCGAAATACTCTACCTCGACGGTTTGGTGCTCCTGGGCTTCCTGAATTAAATGCATCCCAG GTTTTTGCCGTTAAGAGTGTCCTTCAGAAACCAATAAGTTTGATACAGGGCCCACCTGGTACAGGAAAGACTGTTACTTCTGCAGCAATTGTATATCATATGGCTAAACAAGGACAAGGACAG GTCTTAGTATGTGCTCCAAGTAATGTGGCTGTTGACCAACTGGCAGATAAGATAAGTTCCACGGGTTTGAAG GTTGTCAGGCTTTGTGCTAAATCAAGAGAAGCAGTCATGTCTCCTGTTGAGCATCTGACACTTCACTACCAG GTCCGACACCTTGATACATCTGAAAAAAGTGAACTTCATAAGCTGCAGTTGCTAAAGGATGAACAAG GTGAATTATCAAGCAgtgatgaaaaaaaatttaaggcacTAAAACGGGCTACTGAAAGGGAGATATTGCAAAGTGCTGATGTTATCTGTTGTACATGTGTTGGAGCTGGAGATCCCCGCCTTGACAATTTCAGATTCCGccag GTTCTTATTGATGAATCTACACAGGCAACGGAGCCTGAGTGTCTTATTCCATTAGTTTTAGGCGTCAAACAG GTTATTCTTGTTGGAGATCATTGCCAGCTTGGTCCAGTTATCATGTGTAAGAAGGCAGCCCGTGCTGGGTTAGCACAATCACTCTTTGAGCGGCTTGTTCTTCTTGGACATAAACCATTTAGGTTACAG GTCCAATACAGAATGCACCCTTGCCTCTCTGAATTCCCTTCTAACAGCTTCTATGAAGGCACACTTCAGAATGGAGTGACAATCAATGAGAGGCAATCAACTGGGATCGATTTTCCTTGGCCTGTTCCCAACCGCCCCATGTTCTTCTATGTGCAG aTGGGACAAGAAGAAATTAGTGCCAGTGGAACATCTTATCTCAATAGAACTGAGGCTGCAAATGTAGAGAAAATAGTCACTACCTTCCTTAGAAGTGGTGTCATACCTAGTCAG ATAGGAGTTATCACACCATATGAGGGGCAACGGGCATATATTGTGAATTATATGTCCAGGAATGGTGCCCTTAGACAACAGCTTTACAAGGAAATTGAG GTTGCTAGTGTTGATTCCTTTCAAGGCAGAGAGAAGGATTACATTATTTTGTCTTGTGTGAGAAGCAATGAGCATCAG GGTATTGGATTTCTTAATGATCCACGTAGGTTAAATGTTGCGTTAACTCGGGCTCGTTATGGCATTGTCATCCTTGGGAATCCCAAGGTTCTAAGCAAACAACCTCTTTGGAATGGTTTGTTGACTCATTACAAG GAGCATGAATGCCTTGTAGAAGGACCACTGAACAACTTGAAGCAGAGTATGGTGCAATTTCAAAAGCCAAAAAAG ATTTATGGTAGTAGACTCTATTATGGGGGTGGCCCTGGGATTGTTCACAGTGATAACATTGGTTATGTTGGTTCGTCAGTCCCACTTGACAAGAGAGGTGGACGTAGTAAAG GACATTCTTATGTTCCATTTGGTCCACCAAATGGTAATCCTAAACCTGGCATGCACCCAGCTGGCTATCCATTGCCTCGTGTTCCTGTACCACCATTTCCAGGAGGTCCTCATTCTCATTCTCAGCCATATGCTATTCCAACTCGTGGTGCTGTTCATGGACCTGTAGGGGCTATTCCACAGGTCCCACAGCCTGGCAATAGGGGTTTTGGGGCTGGTCGTGGTAATGCTGGTGGTCCTATTGGGGGTCACCTACCTCATCAACAAAGTTCCCAGCCCTTGACTGGTATTGGCTCTGTTTTTAACTTCCCTCCATTGGACAACCCTAGCAGTCAGCCCTCTATTGGGGCTCCAGCATCACAAACTGGATTAATGACACAG ATGCCAGTTCAAGGGCTCAGCCAAACATTTCGTGATGGACTTTCTATTGGCAGCATGTCTCAG GAATTTCTTGGTGATGACTTCAAAAGCCAAGGATCGAACATCGCTTATAACATGGCTGATTTTTCTACACAG GCTTCTCGGAGTGGATACGCCCTTGATTATGCCACTCAAGGACCTCAGGCTGGATATCCCGGAAGCTACATGAACCAGAATACTCAACCAGGGTATTCACATTTGGGAACTGGTCATGATTATGTTTTCCAG GAGTATATGCCTCATGGATCACAAGGTCTGTTTACTCAAGCAGGATTTAATGATCCCTCACAAGATGAATCTTCTCAGAGCCATTTTGGAATAGCTGGACCTGGTTCCCTTCAATCGCAG GGCCTTCTAAATCCACTATATTCACAGCCTTTCCCTCATTACAATGTTCAAACTCAAACACCACAGCCGCCTCCGCAGCAAAATCAGAGCTCAGCAAACCTGAAACCACACTACAATGGCTGA